From Caballeronia insecticola, a single genomic window includes:
- a CDS encoding glutamine amidotransferase: MKHEVLAIRHVYFEDLGSLEHVLGDRGHLVRYLDVGRGRIDAPNPLDPSLLVVLGGPIGAYEDAHYPHLAPLLSMLEKRIAAGLPTIGICLGSQLIARALGARVYSSGELELGWAPLTLTDAGRASALRHLEADGAPVPVFHWHGDTFDLPEGATLLASTQKCAHQAFTWGEHVLALQCHPEVLTERFESWLVTYPGDIARSGQTVAQLRKETARHGAGLERAARAMFGEWLDRFASGER, translated from the coding sequence ATGAAACATGAAGTCCTGGCCATTCGCCACGTCTATTTCGAAGATCTGGGCAGTCTCGAACACGTGCTCGGCGATCGCGGCCATCTGGTGCGCTATCTGGATGTCGGGCGCGGTCGCATCGATGCGCCCAATCCGCTCGATCCGTCGTTGCTCGTCGTGCTCGGCGGGCCGATCGGCGCATACGAAGATGCGCACTATCCGCATCTCGCGCCGCTGCTTTCCATGCTGGAGAAGCGCATCGCGGCGGGCCTGCCGACCATCGGCATTTGTCTGGGCTCGCAGCTGATCGCGCGGGCGCTCGGTGCGCGCGTGTATTCGTCGGGCGAACTCGAACTCGGCTGGGCGCCGCTCACGCTGACCGACGCGGGGCGCGCGTCCGCGCTGCGCCATCTCGAAGCCGACGGCGCGCCCGTTCCCGTTTTCCACTGGCACGGCGATACCTTCGATCTCCCCGAGGGCGCGACGCTGCTCGCATCGACGCAAAAGTGCGCGCATCAGGCGTTCACCTGGGGCGAACATGTGCTCGCGCTGCAGTGCCATCCGGAAGTGCTGACCGAGCGCTTCGAGAGCTGGCTTGTGACCTATCCGGGCGATATCGCGCGCAGCGGTCAGACGGTCGCGCAATTGCGCAAGGAAACCGCACGGCACGGCGCCGGGCTCGAACGCGCCGCCCGCGCGATGTTCGGCGAATGGCTCGACCGCTTCGCATCCGGCGAACGCTGA
- a CDS encoding NADH:flavin oxidoreductase/NADH oxidase, which produces MSALFTPATLRSLQLPNRIFVSPMCQYSAERGEATAWHMIHLGQLALSGAGMLFIEATSVEPDGRITPGDLGLWDDATEAALRPVLAAIRQYSKIAVTMQLSHAGRKASSRKPWEGGQLISVADGGWMTFAPSAIPHKPEETPPLALDTAGLMRVKEAFVASAKRAARLGIDGIEVHCAHGYLLHQFLSPLANQRTDEYGGSRENRMRYPLEIFDAVRAAFPADKPVGVRVSATDWIEGGWGIEDTIAFAGELKKRGVDWVDVSSGGVSPLQKIPLSSGYQVPFAQAVKEATGVNTVAVGLITEAAEAEEIVASGKADFVAMARAMLYDPRWPWHAAAELGATVTAPPQYWRSQPREQKNLFGEITIGQR; this is translated from the coding sequence ATGAGCGCGCTCTTCACCCCCGCAACCCTACGCAGCCTTCAGCTTCCGAATCGCATTTTCGTCTCGCCGATGTGCCAGTACTCCGCCGAGCGCGGCGAGGCCACGGCGTGGCACATGATCCATCTGGGCCAGCTCGCGTTGTCCGGCGCGGGCATGCTGTTCATCGAGGCGACTTCCGTCGAGCCGGACGGACGCATCACGCCCGGCGATCTCGGCCTGTGGGACGACGCGACCGAAGCGGCGCTGCGCCCCGTGCTCGCGGCGATTCGCCAGTATTCGAAGATCGCCGTGACGATGCAACTGTCGCACGCGGGCCGCAAGGCATCGAGCCGCAAGCCGTGGGAAGGCGGCCAGCTGATCTCCGTCGCCGATGGCGGCTGGATGACCTTCGCGCCGTCGGCCATTCCGCATAAGCCGGAAGAAACGCCGCCGCTCGCGCTCGATACCGCCGGCCTCATGCGCGTGAAAGAAGCCTTCGTCGCGTCGGCGAAGCGCGCGGCGCGGCTGGGTATCGACGGCATCGAAGTACATTGCGCGCATGGCTATCTGCTGCATCAGTTCCTGTCGCCGCTCGCCAATCAGCGCACCGACGAATACGGCGGTTCGCGCGAGAATCGCATGCGTTATCCGCTCGAAATCTTCGATGCCGTGCGCGCCGCGTTTCCCGCCGACAAGCCGGTCGGCGTGCGCGTCTCCGCGACGGATTGGATCGAAGGCGGCTGGGGCATCGAGGACACGATCGCGTTCGCGGGTGAGCTGAAAAAGCGCGGCGTCGACTGGGTCGATGTGTCCTCGGGCGGCGTATCGCCGTTGCAGAAGATTCCGTTGTCGTCGGGATATCAGGTGCCGTTCGCGCAGGCCGTGAAGGAAGCGACGGGCGTGAACACCGTTGCGGTCGGCCTGATCACGGAGGCTGCGGAAGCGGAAGAAATCGTCGCGAGCGGCAAGGCGGATTTCGTTGCGATGGCGCGCGCCATGCTCTACGATCCGCGCTGGCCGTGGCACGCGGCCGCCGAACTCGGCGCGACCGTCACGGCGCCGCCGCAATACTGGCGCTCGCAAC
- a CDS encoding MarR family winged helix-turn-helix transcriptional regulator, with translation MSEGVYGERATGRVTHGLLRLSTAMRSQAWEWAEGAGLTPTQGEILVLLMQRKGPLRLGEIARETALTAATTSDAVSTLEGKGLVEKRRALDDGRALAVRLTGRGRTAAKKALQWPDFLAKAVGTLREDEQAAFYRTLLKTIRQLESQQQIPAHRMCLSCSHFEISKNPKKAPHHCALLQIDMADTDLRLDCSVYEEADVATQKKSWKVFAQIA, from the coding sequence ATGAGTGAAGGCGTTTACGGAGAGCGGGCGACGGGGCGGGTGACCCACGGCCTGCTGCGGCTGAGCACCGCGATGCGCAGCCAGGCATGGGAATGGGCGGAGGGCGCGGGGCTCACGCCGACCCAGGGTGAAATTCTCGTACTGCTGATGCAGCGCAAGGGGCCGTTGCGGCTCGGCGAGATCGCGCGTGAAACGGCGTTGACCGCCGCCACGACGAGCGATGCGGTGAGCACGCTCGAAGGCAAAGGTCTGGTCGAAAAGCGTCGCGCCCTCGACGACGGCCGCGCGCTCGCGGTGCGGCTGACAGGCCGAGGCCGAACGGCGGCGAAGAAGGCGCTGCAATGGCCGGACTTCCTCGCGAAGGCGGTCGGCACGCTGCGCGAGGACGAGCAGGCGGCGTTCTATCGCACGCTGCTCAAGACCATCCGTCAGCTCGAATCGCAGCAGCAGATTCCGGCGCATCGCATGTGCCTTTCCTGCTCGCATTTCGAAATCAGCAAGAATCCGAAGAAAGCGCCGCATCATTGCGCGCTCTTGCAGATCGACATGGCGGACACTGACTTGCGACTCGACTGTTCGGTATACGAAGAAGCCGACGTCGCCACGCAGAAGAAGAGCTGGAAGGTCTTCGCCCAGATCGCCTGA
- a CDS encoding YbdK family carboxylate-amine ligase produces MALEPFINSEPFTFGVELEIQVVNTHDYDLTRAASDLMRLIKDEKIPGNITPEITESMIELSTGICTTHEQAVTDLRTIRDTLVAAADQLNVGLAGGGTHAFQQWSDRQIYDAPRFQYISELYGYLAKQFTVFGQHVHIGCPDPNSALFLLHSMSRYIPHFIALSASSPYIQGVDTGFHSARLNSVFAFPLSGRAPFVLTWDSFEEYFSKMVNTGVVNSMKDFYWDIRPKPGFGTIEVRVMDTPLSVDRAAAIACYIQTLSRYLLLDKPLMPAEDDYLVYTFNRFEACRFGLEGMCIHPQTGERRTIGEDILATLDVLAPHAEALGSQAALAQVADIARGMNDATWLRGVFDKEKSLHEAVRQQCLQWRQ; encoded by the coding sequence ATGGCACTCGAACCTTTCATCAACTCCGAACCGTTCACATTCGGCGTCGAGCTGGAGATCCAGGTCGTCAATACGCACGACTACGATCTGACGCGCGCGGCGTCGGACCTCATGCGTCTCATCAAGGACGAAAAGATTCCGGGCAACATCACGCCGGAAATCACCGAAAGCATGATCGAGCTGTCGACCGGCATCTGCACGACGCACGAGCAGGCCGTGACCGATCTGCGCACGATCCGCGACACGCTCGTCGCGGCGGCGGATCAGCTGAATGTCGGTCTCGCCGGCGGCGGCACGCACGCGTTCCAGCAATGGAGCGACCGGCAAATATATGACGCACCGCGCTTTCAGTACATCTCCGAGCTGTACGGCTATCTCGCGAAGCAGTTCACGGTGTTCGGCCAGCACGTGCATATCGGTTGTCCCGATCCGAACAGCGCGCTCTTCCTGCTGCACTCGATGTCGCGCTATATCCCGCATTTCATCGCGCTTTCGGCTTCGTCGCCGTACATTCAGGGCGTCGATACGGGCTTTCACTCGGCGCGTCTGAACTCGGTGTTCGCGTTTCCGCTGTCGGGCCGCGCGCCGTTCGTGCTGACCTGGGACAGCTTCGAGGAGTATTTCTCGAAGATGGTGAACACGGGCGTCGTGAACAGCATGAAGGACTTCTACTGGGATATCCGGCCGAAGCCCGGCTTCGGGACTATCGAAGTCCGCGTGATGGACACGCCGCTGTCGGTCGATCGCGCGGCCGCGATCGCCTGCTATATCCAGACGCTTTCGCGTTATCTGCTGCTCGACAAGCCGCTCATGCCGGCCGAAGACGATTACCTCGTCTACACGTTCAACCGCTTCGAGGCGTGCCGCTTCGGGCTGGAAGGCATGTGTATTCATCCGCAGACGGGCGAGCGGCGCACGATCGGCGAAGACATTCTCGCCACGCTCGACGTGCTCGCGCCGCACGCCGAAGCGCTCGGATCGCAGGCGGCGCTCGCGCAGGTCGCGGATATCGCGCGCGGCATGAACGATGCAACCTGGCTGCGCGGCGTCTTCGACAAGGAAAAGTCGCTGCACGAGGCGGTCAGGCAGCAGTGCCTGCAGTGGCGCCAATAA
- a CDS encoding cation:proton antiporter: MNSAFSFLPAWPLEADAILWAGLALVAAGLAGELLWRAWRLPRITGYAVIGLIAGNAGLGVIDSSAGGLSRPLLDVALGLLLFELGSRLDLRWIRRNPYLILSSIAESTLTFGLVLIALMLAKVPTMPSVVIAAIAMATSPAMVIQLKTELRSEGQVTQRLLTLTALNSMYAVIVEKLAAGVLHQEIYGNTLATILQPLYLLIGSLVLAFLLARACNLLVRRLPTNDEHSFVALFGLVLLAIAVAHIFKLSTILALLAAGIIVKNADERPQLWPSHFGSAGWLLTVILFALTLTSFRWSDIVLGGVAALGLIVARFVGKLAGVLIFAKPSGLDWKQGAALGLSLTPMSALAYLLVDDMYVLYPDYDPTLRAIIMCSIVVLQIVTPFVVYRSLSAVGERRE, from the coding sequence ATGAATTCGGCATTTTCATTTCTGCCCGCCTGGCCGCTCGAAGCCGACGCCATTCTGTGGGCAGGTCTCGCGCTTGTCGCGGCGGGACTTGCCGGAGAGCTGCTGTGGCGCGCCTGGCGCCTGCCGCGCATCACCGGTTACGCCGTGATCGGGCTGATCGCGGGCAACGCGGGCCTGGGCGTGATCGACTCCAGCGCGGGCGGTCTGTCCCGGCCGCTGCTCGATGTCGCGCTCGGCCTGCTGCTCTTCGAACTCGGCAGCCGGCTCGACTTGCGCTGGATCCGCCGCAATCCGTATCTGATTCTGTCGAGCATCGCCGAGTCGACGCTCACCTTCGGCCTCGTGCTCATCGCGCTGATGCTGGCCAAAGTGCCGACGATGCCCTCGGTTGTGATCGCCGCCATCGCGATGGCCACGTCGCCCGCGATGGTCATTCAATTGAAGACGGAGTTGCGCTCCGAAGGCCAGGTGACGCAGCGGCTGCTGACGCTGACCGCGCTCAACAGCATGTATGCGGTGATCGTCGAGAAACTCGCGGCCGGCGTGCTGCATCAGGAAATCTACGGCAACACGCTCGCGACAATCCTGCAGCCGCTGTATCTGCTGATCGGCTCGCTCGTGCTGGCGTTCCTGCTCGCGCGCGCCTGCAACCTGCTCGTGCGACGCCTGCCCACCAACGACGAGCACTCGTTCGTCGCGCTGTTCGGACTCGTGCTGCTGGCGATCGCGGTCGCGCATATCTTCAAGCTCTCGACGATTCTCGCGCTGCTCGCCGCCGGCATCATCGTGAAGAACGCCGACGAACGGCCGCAGTTGTGGCCATCGCACTTCGGCTCCGCCGGATGGCTGCTCACCGTCATTCTGTTTGCGCTGACGCTCACGTCGTTCCGCTGGAGCGATATCGTGCTCGGCGGCGTGGCGGCGCTCGGGCTGATTGTTGCGCGTTTCGTCGGCAAGCTCGCCGGCGTGCTGATTTTCGCGAAGCCGAGCGGGCTCGACTGGAAGCAGGGCGCGGCGCTCGGCCTTTCCCTCACGCCGATGTCGGCGCTGGCGTATCTGCTCGTCGACGACATGTACGTGCTCTATCCCGACTACGATCCGACGCTGCGCGCGATCATCATGTGTTCGATCGTCGTGCTGCAAATCGTGACGCCGTTCGTCGTGTACCGTAGCCTGTCGGCGGTGGGCGAGCGGCGCGAATAG